The genome window AAGCGCTGCAAGGACGCCTTCCGCGGCGAGGGTCAGGCCCTGTTCGGCATTGTCCAGGGCGGGATGTTCGAGCAGTTGCGTTGCCAGTCGGCCGCGGCCACGGTGGAGATCGGATTCGACGGCTACGCGGTGGGCGGACTGAGCGTGGGCGAGACCAAGCCGATGATGTTGCAGATGCTGCGCACAGTAGAGCCGCTGTTGCCCGTTGATCGCCCGCGATACGTGATGGGAGTCGGCACGCCGGATGACCTGATCGATCTGGTGGCCGAGGGTTTTGACATGTTCGACTGCGTAATGCCCACGCGCAACGCGCGCAACGGCTGCCTGTTCACATCGCAGGGCAGACTGCAGATTAAAAACGCGCGCTTTCGCGACGACCACGCTCCGCTGGATCCGCAGTGCGATTGCTACACCTGCCGCAATTTCAGCCGGGCCTATTTACGACACCTGTTCGTCACCAACGAGCTGCTCGCGCATCGCCTGCTCTCGCTGCACAATGTGACCTTCTATCAGCAGCTGATGCAGGGTATGCGTTCGGCGTTGGACAATGAGGTCTTTTCAGAATATATTATGCCGCTTCGAGGTCGTCTGAGCGGTACTGATTCTTGATCGAGCGAGGGAACGGATAATGCTGGCAAGCCTAATTACGTGGATATTATCTATCGGTCCTGCATTTGCAGTTCAGCCGATCGTCGACGGCCAGGCGGCAGCCCCTGCGGCGCCAGCCGCAGAGGGTGCTGCGCAGGCGGTTTCTCCTGCGACCCCGCAGGCCATGGACCTCTGTGGACAGGGCGGAAACGCATTCAGCCTGGTCTGGATCGCCGCGCTGATCGCAGTCTTCTACTTCATGATGATCAGGCCGCAGTCCAAGCGCGCCAAGGAGCATCAGGGCCTGATCGGCGGACTGAAAAAGGGCGACAACATCGTCCTCAACTCGGGGATCTACGGTTCGATCGTCGGACTATCCGAAAATGTGGCCACAGTGGAAATCGCCGAAAAGGTCCGCATCCGCGTGGCCAAGACCCAGATCGCTGGATATTCCAAGGATGCGGACAAGGCCCTGGAGCAGGCGGATAAACGATGAAAGCCGCCGATTTTTATCGATCGACAGCGGAGCAGCGCCGATGAGCCGCAATCTCAAGTCGCGCCTGGCCTTAATCGCCGGGTTGACGGTCCTCGCCCTGCTGCTGCTGGTTCCGACCATGCGCGGCCAGGGCGTACCGTTATTCGCCTCCTACCAGCTGGACAAGCTCTCGCTGGGATTGGACCTCGCCGGCGGCATGCACCTGAAGTACCTGGTGCGTACCGACAAGTACATCGAGAGCAGGCTCGCGGAGATCAAATCCGAGGTCCGGCTGATCTACGAGCACGAGAAGAAGACACCGCCGGAGTTTGAACTCGACCGCAAGAACCTTATGCTGAAGCTGATCTACCCCGACGCCGAGAGCCTGCGGGCCGACGACGAGCTGCTGCGCGACCGTTTCAGCGGTTTTGATCGCGACCGCGACGGCAACGCCATTGTGCTTACGCCCAACTCCGACTTCCGGCGTCTGCTCGAGCGCGAGGCCGTGGACCAGGCCGAGGATACGATCCGCAAGCGCACCAACGAGCTGGGAGTCAAGGGCAGCTCGATCCATTACCAGCGCACCCAAGGGGTCGATACGCTGGTGATCCAGCTTCCCGGCGTCCACGATGTGGGCGAGGCCAAGAAATGGCTGGGCAAACCAGCGGTCCTGCAGTTCAAACTGGTTCCCGACAACCGACATGTTGCCAAGGACGTCGAGACGCTCAAGGAGCGTTTCCCGGATTACGAGCGTCAGGGAATGGAGATCTACCCGCACCGCGGGAAACCTCCCGAGGGTGAGGATCAAGGCCCGATCATCGCCTACTACATGCTCCAAATTGCTCCCGACATCAACGGCGCGGACCTGGCCAACGCCAACGCGTCCCTCGATCAATACGGACTTCCCGCAGTCAGCTTCCGCTTCAACGACGCGGCTGCGCGCAAGTTCGCCAATATCACCGGCGCCAACATCGGCAAGCAGTTGGCCATCGTGCTCGACGACGAAATCGTCAGTTCTCCGAACATCCAATCGCGTATCCACGGATCCGGGATCATCAGCGGCAGCTTCTCGGACCAGGACGTGCAACAGCTCGCCGGCGTATTGCGCTCGGGCCATTTGGTGGTTCCGCTCGAGGTTCAGGAAGAGCGCACGATCTCTGCCAGCCTCGGTGCGGACTCGGTCCACAAGGGCACATTGGCGATGGTCATCGGCATGGCGCTGGTGATGATCTTCATGGTGATCTACTACAAGGGCGCGGGACTGCTGGCCGACCTGGCGCTGGTGCTCAACATCCTGTTCATTCTCGCCGGGCTATCGTTGTTCGGCGCAACGCTGACCTTCCCGGGCATCGCGGGCATGATCCTCACCGTGGGCATGGCCGTGGACGGCAACATCATCGTTTTCGAGCGCATCCGCGAGGAGCTGCGGATCGGCAAGAGCGCGCGAAGTTCGGTGCAATCGGGCTACGACAAAGCCACCTGGACGATTCTCGACGCCAACATCACCACGGTAGTCGCGGCGCTGATGCTGTTCCAGTTCGGCACCGGCCCGATCAAGGGCTTCGCCGTGACCCTGATCATTGGTGTGCTCAGCTCGATGTTCACCGCGATCGTGGTCACACGCAGCGTTTACGACATCCTAATCGAGAAGACCCGCTTCGAGCGGATCAGCATCTAGGGGCCGGCTATGGAGTGGATTAAACCCGGAACCAATGTCAACTTCATGGGCTGGCGCAAACCGGCCATTGCAATTTCGCTGCTGCTGCTCACCGTATCGTTTGCATTGTTTCTGTTTCAGGGACCCAACCTGGGAATCGATTTCAAAGGCGGCATCGAGATC of Candidatus Alcyoniella australis contains these proteins:
- the yajC gene encoding preprotein translocase subunit YajC, which translates into the protein MDLCGQGGNAFSLVWIAALIAVFYFMMIRPQSKRAKEHQGLIGGLKKGDNIVLNSGIYGSIVGLSENVATVEIAEKVRIRVAKTQIAGYSKDADKALEQADKR
- the secD gene encoding protein translocase subunit SecD, whose amino-acid sequence is MSRNLKSRLALIAGLTVLALLLLVPTMRGQGVPLFASYQLDKLSLGLDLAGGMHLKYLVRTDKYIESRLAEIKSEVRLIYEHEKKTPPEFELDRKNLMLKLIYPDAESLRADDELLRDRFSGFDRDRDGNAIVLTPNSDFRRLLEREAVDQAEDTIRKRTNELGVKGSSIHYQRTQGVDTLVIQLPGVHDVGEAKKWLGKPAVLQFKLVPDNRHVAKDVETLKERFPDYERQGMEIYPHRGKPPEGEDQGPIIAYYMLQIAPDINGADLANANASLDQYGLPAVSFRFNDAAARKFANITGANIGKQLAIVLDDEIVSSPNIQSRIHGSGIISGSFSDQDVQQLAGVLRSGHLVVPLEVQEERTISASLGADSVHKGTLAMVIGMALVMIFMVIYYKGAGLLADLALVLNILFILAGLSLFGATLTFPGIAGMILTVGMAVDGNIIVFERIREELRIGKSARSSVQSGYDKATWTILDANITTVVAALMLFQFGTGPIKGFAVTLIIGVLSSMFTAIVVTRSVYDILIEKTRFERISI
- the tgt gene encoding tRNA guanosine(34) transglycosylase Tgt, with product MSTDFKFELLGRDKAGRARRGRVATRHGTFETPAFMPVGTQGTVKALAPDDLRATGSQIVLSNTYHLMIRPGAQAVHDQGGLASFMGWHGPTLTDSGGFQVFSLAELCRIDENGARFQSHLDGTRLELTPESAMEIQRLIGADIVMAFDECTPYPSTQDYSRQSMERTLRWAKRCKDAFRGEGQALFGIVQGGMFEQLRCQSAAATVEIGFDGYAVGGLSVGETKPMMLQMLRTVEPLLPVDRPRYVMGVGTPDDLIDLVAEGFDMFDCVMPTRNARNGCLFTSQGRLQIKNARFRDDHAPLDPQCDCYTCRNFSRAYLRHLFVTNELLAHRLLSLHNVTFYQQLMQGMRSALDNEVFSEYIMPLRGRLSGTDS